From the genome of Chelmon rostratus isolate fCheRos1 chromosome 1, fCheRos1.pri, whole genome shotgun sequence, one region includes:
- the LOC121610288 gene encoding solute carrier family 25 member 44-like — protein MQQKRNIQIIEWEDLDKRKFYSFGLFMTMTIRATVYPATLIRTRLQVQRGKSLYSGTFDAFFKILRSEGVQGLYRGFMVNTFTLISGQAYITTYELVRKYVSQYSEDNTLKSLVAGGSASLVAQSITVPIDVISQQLMMQGQGEHLTRFRLNTENGKSKKVFGQTRNIMAQIFAADGFRGFYRGYVASLLTYIPNSAVWWPFYHFYAEQLSKLAPSDCPHLILQAMAGPLAAATASTVTNPMDVVRARVQVEGRTSVIETFRQLIKEEGCWGLTKGLSARIISSTPTAIVMVVGYETLKKLSLRPELVDSRHW, from the exons TACTCTTTCGGGCTGTTCATGACCATGACCATCCGGGCCACCGTCTACCCGGCCACACTCATCCGCACTCGGCTGCAGGTGCAGAGGGGCAAATCACTCTACAGTGGCACCTTTGACGCCTTCTTCAAGATTCTGCGGTCGGAGGGTGTTCAAGGCCTTTATCGCGGCTTCATGGTCAACACCTTCACACTAATCTCAGGCCAGGCTTACATAACCACCTACGAGCTGGTGAGGAAGTATGTCTCCCAGTATTCTGAGGACAATACGCTCAAGTCACTGGTGGCAGGTGGCTCAGCCTCCCTGGTTGCTCAGAGCATCACTGTTCCCATAGATGTTATCTCTCAGCAGCTGATGATGCAGGGCCAAGGGGAGCACCTCACCCGCTTTCGGCTTAACACAGAGAATGGAAAGTCCAAAAAAGTGTTCGGCCAAACCAGGAACATTATGGCTCAGATCTTTGCTGCTGATGGTTTCCGGGGCTTCTACAGGGGATATGTGGCTTCATTACTCACTTATATCCCAAACAGTGCTGTTTGGTGGCCTTTCTATCATTTTTATGCTG AGCAACTCTCTAAACTGGCTCCCAGTGACTGCCCTCATCTGATTCTACAAGCCATGGCTGGACCTCTAGCTGCTGCTACTGCCTCAACTGTCACCAACCCAATGGATGTGGTCAGAGCCAGAGTGCAG gtCGAAGGAAGGACTTCAGTCATCGAGACATTCAGGCAGCTGATCAAAGAGGAGGGCTGCTGGGGATTGACCAAAGGACTGTCGGCACGCATCATTTCGTCCACACCCACTGCCATCGTCATGGTGGTCGGCTATGAGACGCTAAAAAAACTGAGTTTGCGGCCGGAGCTTGTGGACTCGAGACACTGGTAG
- the LOC121610299 gene encoding cellular retinoic acid-binding protein 1 — MPNFEGTWKMKSSENFEELLKALGVNAMLRKVAVAAASKPHVEIKQNAEHFYIKTSTTVRTTEINFLIGEEFNEETVDGRKCKSLATWETENKIYCKQTLLSGNGPKTFWSRELKGDELVLIFGADDVVCTRIYVRA; from the exons ATGCCCAATTTTGAAGGCAcctggaaaatgaaaagcagcgaGAATTTCGAGGAATTGCTCAAAGCTCTGG GTGTGAATGCCATGCTGAGGAAGGTGGCGGTGGCGGCTGCCTCCAAGCCCCACGTGGAGATAAAACAGAACGCGGAGCACTTCTACATCAAGACTTCCACCACCGTCCGCACCACAGAGATCAACTTCCTGATCGGAGAGGAGTTTAACGAGGAGACGGTGGACGGGAGGAAGTGTAAG AGCTTGGCCACTtgggaaacagaaaacaagatttACTGCAAGCAGACTCTTCTGAGCGGGAACGGCCCGAAGACCTTCTGGAGCCGAGAACTCAAAGGGGATGAACTCGTGCTG ATCTTCGGAGCGGACGATGTGGTGTGCACGAGGATCTACGTACGAGCATAG